A genomic region of Prevotella scopos JCM 17725 contains the following coding sequences:
- the smpB gene encoding SsrA-binding protein SmpB — translation MNKEQQEKRKKSPVQIRNKKASFEYFFVDTYTAGIVLTGTEIKSIRAGKASLVDSYCYITKGEMWVQGMNISPYFYGSYANHEAKRPRKLLLNRKEIRNLESESKTPGFTIIPILIFIDENGRAKVDIALARGKKEYDKRQTLKEKEDRREMDRAKKHY, via the coding sequence ATGAATAAAGAACAACAAGAAAAAAGAAAAAAATCTCCTGTACAGATAAGAAACAAGAAAGCTTCATTTGAATATTTCTTCGTTGATACTTACACAGCAGGTATTGTCCTTACTGGTACTGAGATAAAGTCTATCCGTGCTGGTAAGGCTTCATTGGTTGATTCTTACTGCTATATAACAAAAGGTGAAATGTGGGTTCAGGGGATGAACATATCGCCTTACTTCTATGGGTCGTATGCCAATCATGAGGCAAAACGCCCCCGAAAACTCCTATTAAACCGAAAAGAAATACGCAACCTTGAGTCTGAATCAAAGACTCCTGGCTTTACTATCATCCCAATACTTATCTTTATCGATGAGAACGGACGAGCAAAGGTTGACATAGCATTGGCAAGAGGTAAGAAAGAATACGACAAACGACAAACACTAAAAGAGAAGGAAGATCGACGAGAGATGGATCGGGCAAAGAAACATTATTAA